One Littorina saxatilis isolate snail1 linkage group LG14, US_GU_Lsax_2.0, whole genome shotgun sequence genomic region harbors:
- the LOC138946971 gene encoding zinc finger protein 449-like: MDQVMEVVEEEEAELSAEFMDSYLDIVQTPEKEAKVTPKETSTPKEKSTSADDGAGPSTEKPKSPKKKKTPMKKKMEASADKSVHQCHECGKTYKHYRTLWAHQRFDHGEGKTNHECTICDKKFTQKN; encoded by the exons ATGGATCAGGTCATGGAAGttgtggaagaagaagaagcggaGTTATCCGCTGAATTTATGGATAGTTACCTGGACATAGTCCAAACTCCAGAAAAGGAGGCAAAGGTGACACCCAAAGAAACATCGACACCCAAAGAGAAATCGACAT CTGCTGACGATGGTGCTGGGCCTTCGACAGAGAAGCCAAAGTcgcccaagaagaagaagacacccatgaagaagaagatggaggcCTCGGCTGACAAGTCAGTGCACCAGTGCCACGAGTGTGGTAAAACTTACAAGCATTACCGCACCTTGTGGGCTCATCAGCGCTTTGATCATGGTGAAGGAAAAACAAATCATGAATGCACCATATGTGACAAAAAGTTCAcacaaaaaaattga